The following coding sequences lie in one Capsicum annuum cultivar UCD-10X-F1 chromosome 5, UCD10Xv1.1, whole genome shotgun sequence genomic window:
- the LOC107871256 gene encoding chalcone synthase 2: MVTVEEVRREQRAKGPATIMAIGTATPSNCVDQATYPDYYFRITNSEHMTELKEKFQRMCDKSMIKKRYMHLTEEILKENPNICEYMAPSLDARQDIVVVEIPKLGKEAAKKAIKEWGQPKSKITHLVFCTTSGVDMPGADYQLTKLLGLRPSVKRLMMYQQGCFAGGTVIRLAKDLAENNKGARVLVVCSEITAVTFRGPSDTHLDSMVGQALFGDGAAALIVGSDPLPEVERPLFELVSAAQTLLPDSEGAIDGHLREVGLTFHLLKDVPGLISKNIEKSLIEAFQPLGISDWNSIFWIAHPGGPAILDQVELKLGLKLEKLRATRQVLSDYGNMSSACVLFILDEMRKASAKEGLNTTGEGLDWGVLFGFGPGLTVETVVLHSVSTNLEHPRVQEKEFE; the protein is encoded by the exons ATGGTGACCGTGGAGGAGGTTCGAAGGGAACAACGCGCAAAGGGACCAGCCACCATCATGGCCATTGGCACGGCGACTCCTTCAAACTGTGTTGATCAAGCCACCTATCCTGATTATTACTTTCGAATCACTAATAGCGAACATATGACTGAGCTTAAGGAAAAATTTCAACGCATGT GTGATAAATCAATGATTAAGAAGAGGTATATGCATTTAACAGAagaaattcttaaagaaaatcctaatatttgTGAATATATGGCTCCTTCTCTTGATGCTAGGCAAGATATAGTGGTGGTTGAAATTCCAAAACTTGGCAAAGAAGCAGCCAAAAAGGCTATTAAAGAATGGGGCCAGCCCAAATCGAAGATTACCCATTTGGTGTTTTGCACTACTAGTGGTGTGGACATGCCCGGGGCTGACTACCAGCTCACTAAGCTTCTTGGGCTTCGACCCTCAGTCAAACGACTCATGATGTACCAACAAGGTTGCTTTGCTGGTGGAACCGTTATCCGACTAGCAAAAGACTTGGCTGAAAACAACAAGGGAGCTCGAGTCCTTGTTGTTTGCTCTGAAATAACTGCAGTTACTTTCCGTGGCCCAAGTGATACACACTTAGATAGTATGGTTGGACAAGCACTCTTTGGTGATGGGGCAGCCGCACTCATTGTAGGTTCAGATCCATTACCAGAGGTTGAAAGGCCTTTGTTTGAGCTTGTTTCTGCGGCCCAAACTCTTCTCCCTGATAGCGAAGGCGCTATAGATGGTCACCTTCGTGAAGTTGGGCTAACATTTCACTTACTCAAAGATGTTCCTGGATTGATCTCAAAGAATATCGAGAAGAGTTTGATAGAAGCATTCCAACCATTGGGGATTTCTGATTGGAACTCTATCTTCTGGATCGCTCACCCTGGCGGGCCAGCAATCCTCGACCAAGTTGAATTAAAGTTGGGCCTAAAGCTCGAAAAACTTCGAGCTACTAGGCAAGTCTTGAGTGACTATGGAAACATGTCTAGTGCTTGTGTTCTATTCATTTTGGATGAAATGAGAAAGGCCTCAGCCAAAGAAGGACTTAATACTACTGGTGAAGGCCTTGATTGGGGTGTGCTTTTCGGATTTGGGCCTGGGCTTACAGTTGAGACTGTTGTACTCCATAGTGTCTCTACTAATCTCGAGCACCCTAGGGTGCAAGAGAAAGAGTTCGAATAA